In Denitratisoma sp. DHT3, one DNA window encodes the following:
- the can gene encoding carbonate dehydratase, with translation MPSRNLEHLFENNRRWAEKISAEDPQFFAKLAELQAPEYLWIGCSDSRVPANQITGLLPGEVFVHRNIANVVAHTDLNCLSVVQFAVDVLKVRHIMVVGHYGCGGVCAALENQRLGLIDNWLRMIQDVRDKHQALLDRFSMEERNDRLCELNVIEQVVNLSQSTVVRDAWMRGQDLTLHGWVYRLTDGLVQDTGATAASPEDMAGAYRQSLAEIATGGC, from the coding sequence AAACCTGGAACACCTGTTCGAGAACAACCGGCGCTGGGCCGAGAAGATCAGCGCCGAAGACCCGCAATTTTTTGCCAAGCTGGCGGAGCTGCAAGCCCCCGAGTACCTCTGGATCGGCTGCTCGGACTCCCGCGTGCCGGCCAACCAGATCACCGGCCTGTTGCCGGGCGAAGTCTTCGTTCATCGCAATATCGCCAACGTGGTGGCGCACACCGACCTGAACTGCCTGTCGGTGGTCCAGTTCGCTGTGGACGTGCTGAAGGTGCGCCACATCATGGTGGTCGGCCATTACGGCTGCGGCGGCGTGTGCGCCGCCCTGGAGAACCAGCGTCTGGGCCTGATCGACAACTGGCTGCGGATGATCCAGGACGTGCGCGACAAGCACCAGGCCCTGCTGGACAGATTCTCCATGGAAGAACGCAACGACCGCCTGTGCGAACTGAACGTGATCGAACAGGTGGTCAATCTTTCCCAGAGCACCGTGGTGCGCGACGCCTGGATGCGGGGCCAGGACCTGACGCTCCACGGCTGGGTCTACCGTCTGACCGACGGCCTGGTGCAGGACACCGGCGCCACCGCTGCCAGCCCGGAAGACATGGCGGGCGCCTACCGTCAGTCACTGGCCGAGATTGCTACGGGCGGCTGCTGA
- a CDS encoding primosomal protein N' — MIIVRVALDVPLPRLFDYLAEDADNACVGRLARVPFGKGEKLGLIVAVLEESLQPQEKLKPIHAPLTDLPPLPADWIALCEFCARYYQHPLGAVTSFALPPLLRRGKLPRRRAAAAKVGATAGSPPPLTDEQAGALAAIGEASGFETFLLHGVTGSGKTEVYLQAIARTLAQGRQALMLVPEIALTPQLEQRVAARFPDAHIVSAHSGVADAARARGFLDAFEGRADIVLGTRLSVFMPLPRLGLIVVDEEHDPSFKQQDGLRYSARDVAIFRAKQRDVPIVLGSATPSLESFHHGRSGRYRLLPLTQRALAANMPTVRIVDTRREKLQDGMSQALLDALGLRLARGEQSLVFLNRRGFAPVLACTACGWISRCRRCAANLVVHLADRRLRCHHCGLEAGIPRTCPDCGNQDIHPFGRGTQRLEATLQACFPEARVLRIDRDSANSPKKWQALLAQIHAGEADILVGTQMLAKGHDFPRLTLVGAVGADAALFAADFRAPERLFAQLMQVGGRSGRAQLPGEVLIQTEYPDHALYQALVEHDYARFASEQLDEREQAGFPPYAYQALLRAEAKSVEQSLAFLATAREAALALTGDGVMLYDPVPMRMYRLKNLERAQLLVESASRPALQAFLTTWNTALYDLKTPRDLRWHLDVDPLEL, encoded by the coding sequence CAAACCGATCCATGCGCCGCTGACCGACCTCCCCCCGCTGCCCGCGGACTGGATCGCCCTCTGCGAATTTTGCGCCCGCTACTACCAGCATCCGCTCGGCGCAGTGACCAGCTTCGCCCTGCCTCCGCTGCTGCGACGCGGAAAACTGCCGCGCCGCCGCGCCGCCGCCGCCAAGGTCGGCGCCACCGCCGGCTCGCCGCCGCCGCTCACCGACGAGCAGGCCGGCGCCCTGGCCGCCATCGGCGAAGCATCCGGCTTCGAGACGTTTCTGCTGCATGGCGTGACCGGCAGCGGCAAGACCGAGGTCTATCTGCAAGCCATCGCCCGGACGCTGGCGCAGGGGCGACAGGCGCTGATGCTGGTGCCGGAAATCGCACTCACGCCGCAATTGGAGCAGCGCGTCGCGGCGCGCTTTCCCGACGCCCATATCGTTTCCGCCCACAGCGGCGTGGCCGACGCGGCACGGGCGCGCGGTTTTCTCGATGCTTTCGAGGGACGCGCCGACATCGTGCTGGGCACCCGGCTGTCGGTGTTCATGCCGTTGCCGCGCCTGGGCCTGATCGTCGTCGACGAGGAGCACGACCCGTCGTTCAAGCAGCAGGACGGCCTGCGCTACTCGGCGCGGGATGTCGCGATCTTTCGCGCCAAACAGCGCGACGTGCCGATCGTGCTGGGCTCGGCGACGCCGTCCCTGGAAAGCTTCCACCACGGCCGCAGCGGCCGCTACCGGCTGCTGCCGCTGACCCAGCGGGCGCTGGCGGCGAACATGCCGACGGTGCGCATCGTCGACACGCGACGCGAAAAACTCCAGGACGGCATGAGCCAGGCGTTGCTCGACGCCCTGGGGCTGCGCCTGGCGCGGGGCGAACAGAGCCTGGTGTTCCTCAACCGGCGCGGGTTTGCGCCGGTACTGGCATGCACCGCCTGCGGCTGGATCTCGCGCTGCCGGCGCTGCGCCGCCAACCTGGTGGTGCATCTCGCCGACCGCCGCCTGCGCTGCCACCACTGCGGCCTGGAGGCGGGCATCCCCAGGACCTGCCCGGATTGCGGCAACCAGGACATCCATCCCTTCGGCCGCGGCACCCAGCGCCTGGAAGCGACCCTGCAGGCGTGCTTTCCCGAGGCCAGGGTGTTGCGCATCGACCGCGACTCGGCCAACTCGCCGAAAAAATGGCAGGCCCTGCTGGCGCAGATTCACGCCGGCGAGGCGGACATCCTGGTGGGCACCCAGATGCTGGCCAAGGGCCACGATTTCCCGCGCCTCACCCTGGTGGGCGCGGTGGGCGCCGATGCCGCCCTGTTCGCCGCCGACTTCCGCGCGCCGGAGCGGCTCTTCGCACAACTGATGCAAGTCGGCGGACGCAGCGGCCGCGCCCAGCTGCCCGGCGAGGTGCTGATCCAGACCGAATATCCCGACCATGCCCTCTACCAGGCGCTGGTCGAACACGACTACGCGCGCTTCGCCAGCGAGCAGCTCGACGAACGGGAGCAGGCGGGCTTCCCACCCTACGCCTACCAGGCCCTGCTGCGGGCGGAGGCGAAGAGCGTCGAGCAATCCCTGGCCTTTCTCGCCACGGCCCGGGAAGCGGCCCTGGCGCTGACCGGCGACGGCGTGATGCTCTACGATCCGGTGCCGATGCGGATGTACCGGCTGAAGAACCTGGAGCGCGCCCAGCTGCTGGTGGAATCCGCCAGCCGGCCGGCGCTGCAGGCCTTTCTCACCACCTGGAACACAGCCCTGTACGACCTCAAGACCCCGCGCGATCTGCGCTGGCATCTCGACGTCGATCCGCTGGAGCTTTGA